In the genome of Calditrichota bacterium, one region contains:
- a CDS encoding acyl-CoA dehydrogenase: MQEAKLAEKYILGGSFLYEDIPVEEMFTPEDFTDEHKMIAETTRDFVDNEVMPKADEIEKKIKELSLGLMKKAGEIGLLGVDIPEEYGGLGLDKTSSMLVAENVGKSGSWAVTFGAHTGIGTLPIVYFGTPEQKKKYLPKFVTAEWISSYSLTEPGSGSDALSAKTTAKLSDDGKYYILNGTKMWLTNGGWADVYITFAKVDGDKFTAFIIDKETGGATFSKEEEKMGIHGSSTGELILDNAKVPVENVLGEIGKGHKVAFNILNIGRFKLGAEVLGAMKLVTTEAVQYAKQRHQFGQPISNFGLIKHKLGEMAIRTWVTESMVYRTSGLIDSILESVELGAPNYEDVTLQGIEEYAVECSINKVYASEALDYVVDEGVQIYGGYGYSEEYPMARAYRDARINRIFEGTNEINRLLIPGMLIRRATRGQLPLLQKAQALMDEILGFSMPEEPGEEFLAEETRILRNAKKIALLLLGGAVQKYMDKVKDEQEVLGHIADISMEVYAMESAINRVKKLAKTKGEDNISIYTNLARAYVNDSLNRINFSAQQAMPLIAEGDTLRTYLTILRRYTKYTPINTAAIRRMICDYMVDAEKYNL, from the coding sequence ATGCAAGAAGCAAAATTGGCGGAAAAGTATATTTTAGGTGGCAGTTTTCTGTACGAAGATATCCCCGTTGAGGAGATGTTTACGCCGGAAGACTTTACCGATGAACACAAAATGATTGCAGAGACAACAAGGGATTTTGTAGATAACGAAGTCATGCCCAAGGCGGATGAAATTGAAAAAAAGATCAAAGAACTGAGTCTGGGCCTGATGAAAAAAGCCGGCGAAATCGGCCTGCTGGGCGTGGATATACCGGAGGAATACGGGGGTCTGGGACTGGACAAAACGTCCTCCATGCTGGTGGCCGAAAATGTGGGTAAATCCGGTTCCTGGGCGGTTACATTTGGCGCCCATACAGGCATCGGAACCCTGCCCATCGTTTATTTTGGAACACCGGAACAAAAAAAGAAATATCTGCCCAAATTTGTAACGGCCGAGTGGATTTCTTCCTACTCTTTGACCGAACCGGGATCGGGATCGGATGCCCTTTCGGCGAAAACGACGGCCAAACTGAGCGATGACGGGAAATATTACATTCTCAACGGCACAAAAATGTGGCTCACCAATGGGGGATGGGCCGATGTTTACATCACATTCGCAAAAGTGGATGGTGACAAATTTACGGCTTTTATTATTGATAAGGAAACCGGTGGAGCAACCTTCAGCAAAGAAGAAGAGAAAATGGGAATCCATGGGTCATCCACAGGCGAACTTATCCTGGACAATGCCAAGGTTCCCGTGGAAAATGTGCTGGGCGAAATTGGAAAAGGCCACAAAGTGGCGTTTAATATTCTGAACATCGGTCGGTTTAAACTGGGTGCCGAAGTTCTGGGAGCCATGAAATTAGTGACCACGGAAGCCGTTCAATATGCCAAACAACGCCACCAATTCGGACAACCCATTTCCAATTTCGGGCTTATTAAGCACAAATTGGGTGAAATGGCTATTCGTACCTGGGTAACGGAATCGATGGTCTACCGGACATCCGGGTTAATTGATTCCATTCTGGAAAGCGTTGAACTCGGCGCCCCCAATTACGAAGATGTCACATTACAGGGCATTGAAGAATACGCCGTGGAATGTTCCATTAACAAGGTGTATGCCAGCGAGGCTCTGGATTACGTGGTGGATGAAGGCGTTCAAATATACGGCGGATACGGATATTCCGAAGAATACCCCATGGCGCGTGCCTATCGTGACGCCCGGATCAACCGCATTTTTGAGGGCACTAATGAAATTAACCGCCTGCTCATTCCGGGAATGCTGATTCGGCGCGCAACCCGGGGACAATTGCCCCTCCTGCAAAAAGCACAGGCATTGATGGACGAGATTCTGGGTTTCTCGATGCCCGAAGAGCCGGGCGAGGAATTCCTGGCTGAAGAGACGCGAATTCTCAGAAATGCCAAGAAAATTGCTCTTCTTTTGCTGGGTGGCGCGGTTCAGAAATACATGGACAAGGTTAAAGATGAGCAGGAAGTTCTGGGACATATTGCCGATATTTCCATGGAAGTGTACGCCATGGAAAGCGCCATCAATCGGGTCAAGAAATTGGCAAAAACAAAAGGCGAAGACAACATTTCAATCTACACCAACCTTGCGCGCGCTTATGTGAACGATTCTCTGAATCGCATCAATTTCTCGGCGCAGCAGGCCATGCCGCTCATTGCCGAAGGAGATACCCTTCGCACGTATCTGACCATCTTGCGGCGGTACACCAAGTACACGCCGATCAATACAGCGGCTATTCGCCGCATGATTTGCGATTATATGGTCGACGCGGAAAAATACAATTTGTAG
- a CDS encoding thiolase family protein: protein MIDAVIVTGVRTAVGKAKKGTLKNFRPDEMAAAVIKEAVARTPGLKPEEIDDVLMGCAFPEAEQGMNVARVALFRAGLPVSVPGATVNRFCSSGLQTIAMAAEKIMAGFADVVLAGGTESMSMVPMIGNKFRPNPYLSDNWPGSFLAMGLTAERVVEQYHISREEMDEFSYESNMKAVQAIKEGKFKDEIVPLKFKERQVGPNGKIVEKEIVFDMDEGPRADTSVEKLAKLRPAFKVNGTVTAGNSSQMSDGAAAVVVMSKKKADELGLKPLARFVGFAVGGVDPEIMGMGPTAAIPKVLKRTGISLDEIDLIELNEAFASQSLAVIKQLGLDKSKINVNGGAIALGHPLGCTGAKLTVQILNEMKRRESRYGMVTMCIGGGMGAAGIFERL, encoded by the coding sequence ATGATAGATGCTGTCATTGTAACAGGTGTTCGAACAGCGGTAGGAAAGGCCAAAAAGGGGACGCTGAAGAACTTTCGCCCCGATGAAATGGCTGCTGCTGTAATCAAAGAAGCCGTGGCGCGCACTCCCGGTTTAAAGCCGGAAGAAATTGATGATGTCCTGATGGGCTGTGCATTTCCTGAAGCCGAACAGGGTATGAATGTGGCCCGGGTTGCTCTGTTTCGGGCAGGATTACCCGTAAGTGTTCCGGGCGCAACCGTAAACCGCTTCTGCTCGTCCGGTTTGCAGACCATTGCCATGGCTGCCGAAAAAATAATGGCCGGTTTTGCCGATGTGGTTCTGGCCGGCGGGACGGAAAGCATGAGCATGGTTCCCATGATTGGCAATAAGTTCCGGCCCAATCCGTATCTGAGCGACAACTGGCCCGGATCGTTTCTGGCCATGGGATTAACGGCTGAGCGTGTGGTGGAACAGTACCACATTTCAAGGGAAGAAATGGATGAGTTCTCCTACGAAAGCAACATGAAGGCCGTTCAGGCCATTAAGGAAGGGAAATTCAAAGATGAAATTGTTCCCTTGAAATTCAAGGAACGCCAGGTGGGACCCAATGGAAAAATCGTGGAAAAAGAGATCGTTTTCGATATGGACGAAGGCCCCCGCGCGGACACGTCTGTAGAGAAATTAGCCAAATTACGCCCGGCATTTAAGGTGAACGGAACGGTAACCGCCGGAAACTCGTCGCAGATGAGCGATGGGGCTGCCGCCGTGGTGGTGATGTCCAAAAAGAAGGCTGACGAACTGGGACTTAAACCCCTGGCCCGATTCGTGGGTTTTGCCGTGGGCGGCGTGGATCCGGAAATTATGGGAATGGGGCCGACAGCCGCCATTCCAAAGGTATTGAAGCGCACCGGAATCTCATTAGACGAGATTGACCTGATCGAGCTGAACGAGGCGTTTGCATCTCAATCGCTGGCTGTCATCAAACAATTGGGGTTGGATAAGAGCAAGATCAACGTCAACGGCGGGGCTATTGCCCTGGGTCACCCGTTGGGATGCACCGGCGCCAAACTAACCGTCCAGATTCTGAATGAAATGAAACGACGGGAATCCCGGTACGGCATGGTGACCATGTGTATTGGCGGCGGCATGGGCGCAGCCGGCATTTTTGAAAGGCTGTAA
- a CDS encoding 3-hydroxyacyl-CoA dehydrogenase produces the protein MGYHIKKVAVLGSGVMGSQIAAHLANAGIPSYLLDIVPNTLTDEEKAKGLTLESPQVRNRLAAQGLKNALKAKPAAFFVPERAELITVGNFDDNMDWLKDVDWIIEVVVERLDIKQQLMKRVAEHRKPGTIVTSNTSGISIAQIAEGQSEEFKQHFLGTHFFNPPRYMHLLEIIPTKETDPELVKFMAEFGEKELGKGIVYCNDTPNFIANRVGVFGVIYTIQQMLKDGLTIEEVDAITGPATGKPKSATFRTGDLVGIDTLVHVAENLYEAAKDDEMREIFKVPDFIKKMVENKWLGDKTGQGFYKKEKSPDGKRVILALRPDTMEYVPREKAKFASLEMAKQIEDVGERIKAVANAKDKAGKFFWETTSAILIYSANRIPEITDSIVNVDNAMKWGFNWELGPFETWDALGVEESVKRMEAEGKPVPEKVKKMLAAGKKSFYKKEKGNLYYYDFASEDYKPVSFDKDVIILSLEKEKEGKIIKSSADATLYDIGDGVALVEFHTKMNAIGEGILSMVSYAVKEVEKNYEGLVIGNQGKHFSAGANLMLILMLAQEEEWDELDRAVRMFQNVNMQVKYSEKPVVVAPFGMTLGGGCEMTLHAPRVQAAAETYIGLVEVGVGVIPAGGGTKEMTLRTLKRFSGINDVDALPFIQNLFQIIGTAKVATSALEAKKLGFLRDYDHISMNQDRQIGDAKKTVLAMVKEGYKKPLPEKMVALGENVLAPIYLALDQMRESGYISEYDQHIGRKLAYIMTGGNITAPQEVSEQYFLDLEREAFVSLCGEKKTQDRIAHMLKYGKPLRN, from the coding sequence ATGGGTTATCATATAAAAAAAGTTGCCGTGTTGGGATCGGGAGTGATGGGATCACAAATTGCAGCCCATCTCGCGAATGCGGGAATCCCATCCTATCTATTGGATATTGTCCCCAACACACTAACGGACGAGGAAAAGGCAAAAGGGTTGACGTTAGAAAGTCCTCAGGTTCGAAACAGATTGGCGGCTCAGGGTTTAAAGAATGCACTTAAAGCAAAACCGGCCGCTTTTTTTGTGCCCGAACGTGCCGAGCTGATCACGGTTGGAAACTTCGACGACAATATGGATTGGCTGAAGGATGTGGATTGGATTATCGAGGTAGTTGTTGAGCGTCTGGACATAAAGCAGCAGCTTATGAAACGCGTGGCGGAACATCGCAAACCCGGAACCATTGTCACGTCCAACACATCGGGTATTTCCATTGCACAAATTGCCGAGGGCCAGTCTGAAGAATTCAAGCAGCACTTTTTGGGCACCCACTTCTTTAATCCCCCGCGTTATATGCACCTGCTGGAAATTATTCCCACAAAAGAGACCGATCCGGAGCTGGTGAAATTTATGGCCGAATTCGGTGAAAAGGAATTGGGCAAGGGAATCGTTTACTGTAACGATACGCCGAACTTTATCGCCAACCGCGTGGGCGTTTTTGGAGTGATCTACACGATTCAGCAAATGCTAAAAGACGGCCTGACCATTGAGGAAGTTGATGCCATCACGGGGCCGGCCACCGGCAAGCCGAAAAGCGCCACGTTCCGAACAGGTGACCTGGTGGGAATCGACACATTAGTACACGTTGCGGAAAACTTATACGAAGCGGCCAAGGACGATGAAATGCGGGAAATCTTCAAGGTGCCCGACTTCATTAAAAAGATGGTTGAAAATAAATGGCTGGGTGACAAAACCGGCCAGGGCTTTTACAAGAAAGAGAAGAGCCCGGATGGCAAGCGTGTGATATTGGCTTTGCGCCCGGATACCATGGAATATGTTCCCCGCGAAAAGGCCAAATTTGCATCCCTGGAAATGGCCAAGCAAATTGAAGATGTGGGTGAGCGCATCAAGGCCGTGGCGAATGCCAAAGATAAAGCCGGTAAGTTTTTCTGGGAAACGACCAGTGCCATTCTAATTTATTCAGCCAATCGCATCCCCGAAATTACGGATTCGATTGTAAACGTGGACAATGCCATGAAATGGGGTTTTAACTGGGAGCTGGGTCCCTTTGAAACCTGGGATGCCCTGGGCGTTGAAGAATCGGTTAAGCGAATGGAAGCAGAAGGCAAACCGGTTCCTGAGAAGGTGAAAAAGATGCTGGCCGCCGGCAAAAAGTCATTTTACAAAAAGGAAAAAGGAAATCTGTATTATTATGATTTTGCCTCGGAAGATTACAAGCCGGTTTCATTCGATAAGGATGTAATTATTCTTTCCCTTGAAAAGGAAAAGGAAGGGAAGATCATCAAATCGAGTGCGGATGCCACCCTGTACGACATCGGTGACGGCGTCGCCTTGGTGGAATTTCACACAAAGATGAATGCCATTGGCGAAGGTATTCTGTCGATGGTCAGCTATGCCGTAAAAGAGGTTGAAAAGAATTACGAAGGATTGGTAATTGGCAACCAGGGAAAGCATTTTTCCGCCGGTGCCAATTTAATGCTCATCCTCATGCTTGCGCAGGAAGAGGAATGGGACGAGCTGGATCGGGCTGTCCGCATGTTTCAGAATGTAAACATGCAGGTGAAATACTCCGAAAAACCGGTTGTTGTGGCCCCCTTCGGGATGACGCTGGGCGGTGGATGCGAAATGACGCTTCATGCCCCGCGCGTTCAGGCGGCAGCGGAAACCTACATCGGCTTGGTTGAAGTGGGAGTCGGCGTGATTCCGGCAGGCGGCGGCACCAAGGAAATGACCCTCCGTACCCTGAAGAGATTTAGCGGCATTAACGATGTGGATGCCCTCCCGTTTATTCAAAATCTCTTTCAGATCATCGGAACGGCCAAAGTGGCAACCAGTGCTCTCGAAGCCAAAAAGCTGGGTTTCCTGCGCGACTATGACCATATTTCAATGAATCAGGACCGGCAGATTGGCGATGCGAAGAAGACCGTTCTGGCGATGGTGAAAGAAGGCTATAAAAAACCCCTTCCGGAAAAAATGGTTGCATTGGGTGAGAATGTCCTGGCGCCTATTTATCTGGCTCTTGATCAGATGCGCGAATCCGGTTACATTTCCGAATACGATCAGCACATTGGCCGAAAACTGGCCTACATCATGACCGGCGGAAATATAACGGCTCCTCAGGAAGTTTCGGAGCAATATTTTCTCGATCTGGAGCGTGAGGCGTTTGTGAGCCTGTGCGGAGAAAAGAAAACGCAGGATCGAATTGCGCACATGTTAAAATACGGCAAGCCTCTGAGGAACTAA